One Alicyclobacillus acidoterrestris DNA window includes the following coding sequences:
- a CDS encoding DUF6431 domain-containing protein produces the protein MSSPPEFFVRSEECIPCPCCQGQLVVCGSRRRRYTQSNGDQLTLIIRRLRCTECHRIHHELPDILVPYKRYDRESIEQIITESSPSVGADESTIRRVRQWFETWSSYATGCLVAIANRHGRVLEPSYPTQSSLHRIGHLVGDAVGWMARAVRPIANLHLWTHTRSACVSASSLSTIQANPT, from the coding sequence GTGTCCTTGCTGTCAGGGCCAACTTGTTGTATGCGGAAGCCGACGTAGACGTTATACGCAGAGTAACGGTGACCAACTCACCCTTATCATTCGGCGCCTTCGTTGCACGGAGTGTCATCGTATCCACCACGAACTCCCAGATATTCTTGTGCCCTACAAGCGCTATGACCGAGAAAGTATAGAGCAGATCATTACCGAATCATCCCCTTCAGTGGGGGCGGACGAATCCACCATCCGCCGTGTCCGTCAATGGTTCGAGACATGGTCTTCGTATGCTACCGGTTGTCTGGTTGCTATTGCAAACCGTCACGGCCGTGTGTTGGAACCGTCCTATCCAACACAATCCTCACTCCATCGAATTGGACATTTGGTCGGCGACGCCGTCGGGTGGATGGCCCGTGCTGTCCGCCCTATTGCAAATCTACATTTGTGGACACATACCCGTTCTGCCTGTGTGTCCGCTTCTTCTCTGTCTACTATTCAGGCTAACCCCACTTGA
- a CDS encoding DDE-type integrase/transposase/recombinase, with amino-acid sequence MKDWKKAEDVAVYRVQLLSPLLEDGLDSAQLRRRKAEICAQTGLSERTLRRYLATFREQGFEGLKPRSKSSRRAQVIPDEILEEAILLRREVPSRSVSQIIRILEWEGKVALGEIRRTTLQEKLARRGYSAGHMRMYAETGVAARRFQRRHRNQLWQSDIKYGPYLPIGTNGSKQQVYLVVMLDDATRFVLHGRFYPTLDQAIVEDCFRQAVQKHGIPEAIYFDNGKQFRTKWMTRTCSKLGTRLLYAKPYAPESKGKVERFNRIVDSFLDEVAAAKPKTLEQLNQQFEVWLSECYQNQPHSALQNQMSPETAYRSDRKAIRFISPESIADAFLHAETRKVDKSGCINFMGKKYEVGLSFIGCKVNVIYDPADITELTIEYAGHQPWTVGELVIGERAGQRPKLPEQFENQNVDTSRLLDAAEKKHQERIERITPAVRYDTVWKEENGRV; translated from the coding sequence ATGAAAGATTGGAAAAAAGCGGAGGATGTGGCCGTGTATCGTGTTCAGTTGTTGTCTCCACTTTTGGAAGATGGACTGGATTCAGCGCAACTTCGCAGACGCAAGGCAGAGATCTGTGCACAGACCGGGTTATCGGAACGAACATTGCGCCGCTATTTAGCTACATTTCGTGAACAAGGTTTTGAGGGACTCAAACCGAGGTCAAAATCTAGCCGTCGAGCTCAGGTGATCCCGGATGAGATTCTGGAAGAGGCCATTTTGTTGCGCAGAGAGGTTCCTTCTCGAAGCGTCTCGCAGATCATTCGTATTCTCGAATGGGAAGGAAAAGTGGCGCTTGGGGAAATTCGGAGAACAACTCTTCAAGAGAAACTTGCTCGTCGAGGATATAGTGCTGGACACATGCGAATGTATGCTGAAACCGGTGTGGCAGCGCGTAGGTTTCAGCGCCGTCACCGCAATCAGTTGTGGCAATCGGACATCAAGTATGGCCCTTATCTCCCCATTGGAACGAATGGTTCAAAGCAACAGGTTTATCTCGTGGTTATGTTGGATGACGCAACTCGTTTTGTTCTCCACGGGAGGTTTTACCCCACGCTGGACCAAGCCATTGTGGAAGACTGCTTTCGCCAAGCTGTACAAAAGCACGGTATACCAGAAGCTATCTACTTTGACAACGGCAAACAATTCAGAACCAAATGGATGACTCGAACCTGTTCAAAGCTCGGGACACGGCTGCTTTACGCGAAACCCTATGCGCCGGAGTCGAAGGGAAAAGTAGAACGGTTTAATCGTATCGTCGACTCGTTTCTGGACGAAGTCGCTGCGGCGAAACCTAAGACATTGGAACAATTGAATCAACAATTTGAGGTCTGGTTAAGTGAATGTTATCAGAACCAACCTCACTCCGCACTTCAGAATCAGATGAGCCCCGAGACTGCCTATCGTAGCGACCGTAAAGCCATTCGTTTCATCTCACCAGAGAGCATCGCGGATGCCTTTTTGCATGCCGAAACTCGAAAAGTGGACAAGTCCGGTTGTATCAACTTCATGGGTAAGAAGTATGAAGTGGGTTTGTCATTCATCGGTTGTAAGGTGAATGTCATATACGACCCTGCAGATATCACGGAACTCACCATCGAATACGCGGGTCACCAGCCTTGGACTGTGGGAGAACTGGTGATTGGTGAACGGGCTGGGCAAAGACCTAAATTGCCAGAGCAGTTCGAGAACCAAAACGTTGACACATCTCGTCTGTTGGATGCAGCCGAGAAGAAGCATCAAGAGCGGATTGAGCGTATCACGCCTGCAGTCCGCTATGACACGGTCTGGAAGGAGGAGAATGGTCGTGTTTAA
- a CDS encoding ExeA family protein, whose amino-acid sequence MFKSFYGFTHTPFSRDIPTDELYMSSTLEDILGRLKYAAERQWFAVVTGDCGTGKTTTIRRFSEALEQSKFKILYLSDSKLTPRHFYKGMLEQLGCEAKFYRGDAKRQLHREIELMRGIHSLSPVVVVDEAHLLDREMLEEVRFLLNFKMDAQSPMALILVGQNELWERLNLQAYAAIRQRIDLQCKLHHYDRAEVGAYIERHLAYAVAGQQSIFSDKAVDEIYRFSGGAPRLVNKLCTHCLMYGAQNRQRIIDDHMVERVIQGECS is encoded by the coding sequence GTGTTTAAATCCTTCTACGGCTTTACTCACACGCCCTTCTCACGAGATATTCCAACAGATGAACTCTACATGTCATCTACACTGGAGGACATTCTTGGTCGGCTGAAGTATGCTGCGGAGCGTCAGTGGTTTGCAGTGGTGACTGGAGATTGTGGAACCGGAAAAACCACAACCATCCGTCGTTTCTCGGAGGCGTTGGAACAGTCGAAGTTCAAAATTCTGTACCTGTCGGATTCTAAGCTGACCCCACGACATTTTTACAAGGGGATGCTCGAGCAACTCGGTTGCGAGGCTAAGTTTTATCGCGGCGACGCGAAACGTCAATTGCATCGTGAGATTGAGCTGATGCGTGGGATACATAGCCTCAGTCCAGTTGTGGTCGTAGACGAAGCACATCTGCTAGATCGGGAAATGCTCGAGGAAGTAAGATTTCTTTTGAATTTTAAAATGGATGCGCAAAGCCCCATGGCGCTCATTCTCGTCGGGCAAAATGAGTTATGGGAACGGCTCAACTTACAGGCTTACGCCGCCATTCGGCAACGCATTGACCTGCAGTGTAAGTTGCATCACTACGACCGCGCTGAAGTCGGGGCATACATTGAACGTCATCTAGCCTACGCGGTAGCTGGACAGCAATCTATTTTCTCGGATAAGGCTGTCGATGAAATCTATCGTTTCTCGGGTGGAGCTCCACGACTGGTCAACAAACTCTGTACGCACTGTCTCATGTATGGGGCTCAAAATCGGCAACGGATCATCGACGACCACATGGTCGAGCGCGTCATTCAAGGTGAATGCTCATGA
- a CDS encoding DUF5348 domain-containing protein has protein sequence MARRLQMFYDKELSRWVVEGKNEWYSLHCGEIVQFHIERTTLSGRLELGRTSWYIISGDVAFGLLENRRYLVSVDL, from the coding sequence ATGGCACGGAGATTACAGATGTTCTACGACAAAGAGTTGTCGCGTTGGGTGGTTGAGGGCAAAAACGAGTGGTACAGTTTGCACTGCGGGGAGATTGTGCAATTTCACATTGAACGCACAACGCTTAGTGGACGGCTAGAGCTTGGACGAACATCTTGGTACATCATCAGCGGCGACGTCGCGTTTGGACTCTTAGAAAATCGGCGATATTTGGTTAGCGTCGACCTTTAG
- the tnpA gene encoding IS66 family insertion sequence element accessory protein TnpA — protein sequence MTKANLAQLRETWQECVTAFHNSGQSGAAWCADHGIKEHQLWYWVRRFRELTSTPSSSPDFLPVQIRESLSVTNTPLLVRVGAAAIEVHPGYDAQLLLDLIRTLVGSC from the coding sequence ATGACAAAAGCAAATTTGGCACAGTTGCGAGAAACTTGGCAGGAGTGTGTGACCGCGTTCCACAACAGCGGACAAAGTGGCGCAGCGTGGTGTGCCGACCATGGTATCAAGGAACATCAACTCTGGTACTGGGTGCGCCGTTTTCGTGAACTCACCTCAACTCCTTCCTCTTCGCCTGACTTTCTACCAGTGCAAATTCGGGAATCTCTTTCGGTTACGAACACTCCCTTGCTGGTTCGAGTCGGAGCAGCCGCGATTGAAGTGCATCCGGGATATGACGCCCAATTGTTGCTCGACCTAATCAGGACGCTCGTAGGTTCATGCTGA
- the tnpB gene encoding IS66 family insertion sequence element accessory protein TnpB (TnpB, as the term is used for proteins encoded by IS66 family insertion elements, is considered an accessory protein, since TnpC, encoded by a neighboring gene, is a DDE family transposase.) → MLSNIGPEQRVYLACGVTDMRKSIDGLAALVQAQFQLDPFSPCLFVFCNRQRDKLKILCWQHNGFWLFYRRLERGRFEWPNSAEDKTVVISHRELNWLLDGLSLNQQKAHPKVVAQTVV, encoded by the coding sequence ATGCTGAGCAACATCGGTCCAGAGCAGCGAGTCTATCTAGCGTGCGGTGTCACGGATATGCGTAAGAGCATCGACGGATTAGCTGCGTTGGTACAAGCACAATTTCAGTTGGACCCGTTCTCTCCGTGTTTGTTCGTCTTTTGTAACCGTCAACGGGATAAGCTCAAAATTCTATGCTGGCAGCATAACGGGTTCTGGCTATTCTATCGACGATTGGAACGAGGCCGGTTTGAGTGGCCCAATTCGGCCGAGGATAAGACGGTTGTCATTAGCCACCGAGAGTTGAATTGGTTGCTGGACGGATTGTCCCTCAACCAGCAGAAAGCCCATCCAAAGGTGGTGGCACAAACGGTCGTTTGA
- the tnpC gene encoding IS66 family transposase: MGMENTSVETIEQIEVLQRRCVSLEQENAELKQQVNLLLEQRRLDRQKRFGMSSEQSDADQMRLFNEAEVASDEEPEAEEPSVENATQKQRKKQPGQRAAMLAHLPVERIEYRLSEEERVCPCCGGLMHEMSAEIRRELKHIPAQTVVVERVQYVYGCRPCEKVEIHPPVVKASTPRPAFPGSLASPSMVAYIMNKKFVEGMPLYRQEQQFTRQGLAISRQTMANWVVAGATRWLSPIFERLHEELLTQRYLHADETTLQVLHEPGRAADSKSYMWLYRSGRDGPPIVLYDYQETRSKEHPKKFLQGFKGYLHVDGYPGYHDLENATLVGCWSHARRGFNDALQTLPAAEQKKPSTARSGLQYCNELFKIERGLKNATAEERRAGREKQSRPVLDAFSAWLHEQSALVLPKSALGKAITYCINQWSKLVVFLEDGNLELDNNRSERSIKPFVIGRKAWLFSNTPRGAKASAITYSLVETAKENRLNPFAYLRYLFEQLPNIDINDNDSLDQFLPWSPRLPEEVRAPKGKS, translated from the coding sequence ATGGGTATGGAAAATACATCGGTAGAAACCATCGAACAAATAGAAGTTTTACAACGACGCTGCGTGTCCTTGGAGCAAGAGAACGCCGAGTTGAAACAGCAAGTGAACCTGCTGCTTGAGCAACGGCGTCTGGATCGGCAAAAGCGTTTCGGAATGTCCAGTGAGCAGTCAGATGCTGACCAGATGCGGTTGTTCAATGAGGCCGAAGTGGCATCGGATGAAGAACCCGAGGCAGAAGAGCCATCGGTTGAAAACGCGACGCAAAAACAGCGTAAGAAGCAACCTGGACAGCGGGCAGCTATGCTGGCGCACCTCCCTGTTGAGCGGATAGAGTATCGCTTATCGGAAGAGGAACGTGTTTGTCCGTGTTGTGGTGGACTCATGCACGAAATGAGCGCAGAGATACGCCGAGAACTTAAGCATATTCCGGCGCAAACGGTCGTCGTTGAGCGTGTGCAATATGTCTACGGCTGCCGACCGTGTGAGAAGGTTGAAATTCATCCTCCCGTGGTCAAGGCGAGCACGCCACGCCCAGCGTTTCCGGGGAGTTTGGCGTCCCCATCCATGGTGGCTTATATCATGAACAAGAAGTTTGTAGAAGGTATGCCCTTGTATCGGCAGGAACAGCAGTTTACCCGACAGGGCTTAGCCATCTCTCGCCAGACCATGGCAAATTGGGTGGTGGCCGGAGCCACGCGTTGGCTCAGCCCCATATTCGAAAGGCTCCATGAGGAACTACTTACCCAGCGTTACTTACACGCAGATGAGACGACACTGCAAGTGCTGCACGAGCCAGGGCGGGCGGCCGATTCGAAATCATATATGTGGCTGTACCGAAGCGGGCGTGATGGGCCACCAATTGTTCTGTACGACTATCAAGAAACTCGGTCGAAGGAGCATCCGAAGAAGTTTCTTCAAGGGTTCAAGGGGTATCTTCACGTAGATGGATATCCCGGTTACCACGACCTGGAGAACGCCACACTGGTTGGGTGTTGGTCGCATGCCCGTCGCGGCTTCAATGACGCACTGCAGACGCTACCGGCGGCCGAGCAGAAGAAGCCTTCAACCGCAAGGAGCGGGCTTCAATATTGCAACGAGTTATTCAAAATTGAGCGCGGGCTAAAAAACGCCACTGCAGAAGAACGCCGAGCAGGACGGGAAAAGCAAAGTCGACCAGTGCTTGACGCTTTTTCAGCATGGCTTCATGAGCAGAGCGCACTCGTGTTGCCAAAGAGCGCTTTAGGCAAAGCGATTACGTATTGCATCAATCAATGGAGCAAGCTCGTTGTTTTCTTGGAAGACGGGAATCTGGAGTTGGATAACAACCGAAGTGAACGGTCGATTAAACCCTTTGTGATCGGTCGAAAGGCGTGGTTGTTCAGTAATACGCCGCGCGGGGCGAAGGCCAGTGCGATTACCTACAGTTTGGTGGAGACGGCGAAAGAGAATCGCCTCAACCCGTTTGCGTATCTCAGATATCTATTTGAGCAATTGCCCAACATCGACATCAACGATAATGACTCGTTAGATCAGTTCCTACCTTGGTCACCGCGATTGCCTGAGGAAGTACGTGCACCTAAAGGCAAATCATAA
- a CDS encoding DinB/UmuC family translesion DNA polymerase, which translates to MVILELLDEVCYRLRRANQHGRRVGLGVTYERMEGGFWKAKTLSRHTNSPEELYPELLALLE; encoded by the coding sequence GTGGTCATTTTGGAACTGCTCGATGAGGTTTGCTATCGCCTGCGCCGCGCCAATCAGCATGGCCGACGTGTCGGTTTAGGCGTGACCTATGAGCGCATGGAAGGTGGCTTCTGGAAGGCGAAGACCCTGTCACGTCACACGAATTCTCCGGAGGAATTGTACCCGGAACTCTTGGCCCTCCTCGAGTAA